One segment of Ziziphus jujuba cultivar Dongzao chromosome 12, ASM3175591v1 DNA contains the following:
- the LOC107428494 gene encoding transcription factor MYB20, giving the protein MGRKPCCDKIGLKKGSWTIEEDRKLTTFILNNGIHCWRLVPKLADLRRCGKSCRLRWMNYLRPGLKREAISEEEEAKLTQLQSCLGNRWSKIAAHFPGRTDNEIKNHWNKIKKRVVVVYPDDVEQSQKSINNTLEHHVDQEKTMEGKSKDDDGGGGNGDHHDMSNIIAENNNGGDGNTNIINMCGYSVSMSDNTSSVIFQDEAQSQKSWSEIQVDYSSSSNTTTFPVQIPDSLSDKEFHYWIENSLEPILSWDNLF; this is encoded by the exons ATGGGAAGAAAACCTTGCTGTGATAAGATTGGGTTGAAGAAAGGTTCATGGACTATAGAAGAAGACCGAAAGCTTACAACTTTCATTCTCAACAATGGCATTCATTGCTGGAGGCTTGTTCCTAAACTTGCAG ATTTGAGGAGATGTGGAAAGAGTTGTAGATTAAGATGGATGAATTATCTGAGACCGGGTCTGAAAAGGGAAGCCAtatcagaagaagaagaagctaaatTAACCCAACTCCAGTCTTGTCTCGGTAACAG GTGGTCCAAGATTGCCGCACATTTTCCAGGTCGTACGGACAATGAGATAAAAAACCACTGGAACAAGATCAAGAAAAGAGTAGTAGTAGTGTACCCTGATGATGTTGAACAGAGCCAAAAGTCCATTAATAATACACTAGAGCACCATGTTGATCAGGAAAAAACTATGGAGGGTAAGTCCAAggatgatgatggtggtggtggtaatGGTGATCATCATGATATGTCAAACATTATTGCAGAAAATAATAATGGAGGTGATGGGAatactaatattattaatatgtgTGGCTACTCAGTGTCAATGAGTGACAACACCAGTAGTGTAATATTCCAGGATGAGGCACAATCACAAAAAAGCTGGTCTGAGATACAAGTtgattattcttcttcttccaatacTACTACTTTTCCTGTACAAATCCCAGACTCTCTTTCCGATAAAGAATTCCATTATTGGATCGAGAATAGTCTTGAACCCATTCTGTCCTGGGATAACTTATTTTAG
- the LOC107428481 gene encoding small heat shock protein, chloroplastic-like: protein MSQALSNLSLVLPLSSGKTSNGANKSLYSWYPSNTFKPAVYGEGRYRKNRVIAMAGENRDNLDHLQRISSQQPNHQPQPKKRVAPTAPVGLWDRFPTARTVQQMMETMERMMEDPFAYSSGWPSPSTSETGGYSRGRTPWEIKEGEAEFKMRFDMPGMTKEDVKVWVEEKMLVVKAEKVPRKKSENGKGPNGEEEEWSAKSYGRYSSRIALPENIQFEKIKAEVKDGVLYITIPKAANTSKILDINVQ, encoded by the exons atgtcGCAAGCTCTGTCAAACTTGAGCTTAGTCCTTCCTTTGTCATCTGGAAAAACCAGTAATGGAGCTAATAAGTCTCTCTATTCTTGGTATCCATCGAATACTTTCAAACCAGCTGTTTATGGAGAGGGTAGATACCGCAAGAACAGAGTCATAGCCATGGCAGGGGAAAACAGAGACAACCTTGATCACTTGCAGAGAATCAGCAGCCAGCAACCCAATCATCAACCTCAACCCAAGAAAAGGGTAGCTCCGACAGCCCCAGTAG GGTTGTGGGACAGGTTTCCAACGGCAAGGACGGTTCAGCAGATGATGGAGACAATGGAGAGGATGATGGAGGATCCATTTGCGTACTCCAGTGGGTGGCCGTCGCCATCGACGAGCGAGACCGGTGGGTACAGCAGGGGAAGAACGCCATGGGAGATCAAAGAAGGTGAAGCAGAGTTCAAGATGAGGTTCGATATGCCAGGGATGACCAAAGAAGATGTCAAGGTATGGGTGGAGGAGAAAATGCTGGTTGTGAAGGCTGAGAAAGTGCCCAGGAAGAAAAGCGAGAATGGAAAGGGTCCAAATGGAGAAGAGGAGGAATGGTCTGCTAAGAGCTATGGCAGATATAGCAGTAGAATTGCCTTGCCGGAGAATATCCAGTTTGAGAAGATCAAGGCTGAGGTCAAAGATGGGGTTTTGTATATTACCATTCCTAAGGCTGCTAATACTTCAAAAATTTTGGACATCAATGTTCAAtga